The following are encoded in a window of Aedes albopictus strain Foshan unplaced genomic scaffold, AalbF5 HiC_scaffold_188, whole genome shotgun sequence genomic DNA:
- the LOC109410004 gene encoding rhodanese domain-containing protein CG4456, translated as MSLNCLRIAAHRVRAGSRMVQSAGNVRSYNVAVGKVAPIVSASSYHHHSIRSSDKFQGYPLELRGTHRCYSEQCPENKYDPNCIDLRQVATYDEIVDLPNHPEVLLIDVRRPDELAGTGTIPTSINIPLDIVEEELKLDPKQFETKYGRPKPSYDSPIIFSCRSGIRAGNAAYIADTLGFTNVKNYVGSWLDYAEKNGLPQEPAENKFY; from the exons atgaGTCTAAACTGTCTGAGAATTGCGGCTCATCGCGTCCGCGCCGGGTCCCGTATGGTCCAGAGCGCTGGAAATGTCCGTTCGTACAATGTCGCAGTTGGCAAAGTGGCGCCGATCGTCAGTGCCTCCTCCTATCACCATCACAGTATTCGCAGTAGTGATAAATTTCAAGGTTATCCTTTGGAACTTCGAG GAACCCACCGTTGCTACAGTGAGCAATGCCCGGAGAACAAGTACGATCCGAACTGCATCGATCTTCGTCAGGTCGCCACCTACGATGAAATCGTCGATCTACCAAACCATCCGGAAGTGTTGCTCATCGACGTACGCCGACCGGACGAGCTGGCCGGCACTGGAACCATTCCGACCAGCATCAATATTCCAC TCGACATCGTCGAAGAGGAACTGAAACTGGACCCCAAGCAGTTCGAGACCAAGTACGGTCGGCCGAAGCCCAGTTACGACTCTCCGATCATCTTCAGCTGTCGATCGGGAATTCGAGCTGGCAATGCTGCCTACATTGCCGACACACTCGGATTCACAAA TGTCAAGAACTATGTCGGCTCCTGGCTGGACTACGCCGAGAAGAATGGCCTTCCGCAGGAACCGGCTGAAAACAAATTCTACTGA